In Chitinophaga sp. HK235, a single window of DNA contains:
- a CDS encoding HD domain-containing protein, producing the protein MTNREIRATAIVDELFGLYEQHGHHAYGEQVTMLMHMMQSALIAEQTGFDDEMILAAFLHDIGHFFEAGGQMDIYGARAHDTIGYRYLVSCGFPARMGQLVASHVAAKRYLTWTDSAYYETLSEASKETLQYQGGPMTESEAMVFRADPLFEQYIQLRIWDDMGKDPDMPVAATDLERMRDKMLRYLLAYGQLEE; encoded by the coding sequence ATGACAAACAGAGAAATCCGGGCTACCGCTATTGTGGACGAGCTCTTCGGGTTGTATGAGCAGCATGGCCATCATGCTTACGGAGAGCAGGTGACCATGTTGATGCACATGATGCAATCGGCACTGATAGCGGAACAGACAGGCTTTGATGATGAGATGATACTGGCAGCTTTTTTACATGATATCGGCCACTTTTTTGAGGCAGGCGGGCAGATGGACATTTACGGTGCCCGGGCCCACGACACCATCGGTTACCGCTATCTGGTATCCTGTGGTTTTCCGGCGAGAATGGGTCAGCTGGTGGCCAGCCATGTAGCTGCCAAAAGATACCTGACCTGGACAGACAGCGCCTACTATGAAACGCTCTCAGAGGCGAGCAAGGAAACATTACAATACCAGGGTGGTCCGATGACAGAATCAGAGGCCATGGTGTTCAGAGCAGACCCTTTGTTTGAACAGTATATACAACTGAGGATATGGGATGATATGGGAAAGGATCCTGATATGCCGGTAGCAGCAACAGACCTGGAACGTATGCGGGACAAAATGTTGCGGTATCTGCTGGCCTATGGCCAACTGGAAGAATAA
- a CDS encoding response regulator transcription factor, translating into MQKILVVEDEVKVANAVKKGLEENGFDVEVAYDGRMGKSLAASNNYDLVILDLNLPHNNGYELCEVIRRKNNRVPVIMLTALGGVEDKMQAFELGADDYLVKPFDFRELLARIRVFLKRAGSEAPHSTQYKITIADLEIDREKKEVTRGGKKIALTAKEYQLLDFLALHKGKVISKLTIAEKVWDIDFDTGTNVIEVYMNFLRKKIDKDFEQKLLHTKTGMGYYLAEE; encoded by the coding sequence ATGCAAAAAATACTGGTGGTCGAAGATGAAGTCAAAGTAGCCAATGCCGTTAAAAAGGGCCTGGAAGAAAATGGCTTCGACGTGGAAGTAGCATACGACGGGCGGATGGGAAAAAGCCTTGCTGCCAGCAATAACTATGACCTCGTCATTCTCGACCTCAACCTGCCACATAACAACGGATATGAACTCTGCGAAGTCATCCGCCGCAAAAACAACCGCGTACCGGTGATCATGCTCACCGCGCTGGGAGGTGTGGAAGATAAAATGCAGGCATTTGAACTGGGAGCCGACGATTATCTGGTAAAACCCTTCGATTTCCGGGAACTGCTGGCCCGTATCCGTGTATTCCTGAAACGCGCCGGATCTGAAGCCCCGCACAGCACACAGTACAAGATCACCATTGCCGACCTGGAGATAGACCGTGAGAAAAAAGAAGTGACCCGCGGCGGCAAAAAAATTGCCCTCACCGCCAAAGAATACCAGCTGCTGGACTTCCTCGCCCTGCATAAGGGTAAAGTCATTTCCAAACTGACCATTGCCGAAAAGGTCTGGGACATTGATTTTGATACCGGCACCAATGTCATTGAAGTATACATGAATTTCCTCCGCAAAAAGATA
- the abc-f gene encoding ribosomal protection-like ABC-F family protein, producing MLIALQDITFEFGSRVILENSSWHIEPGDRVGLIGLNGTGKSTLLRIINGEYSISKGSVNKSKNLTIGFFNQDLLSFETQESILTVGMMAFGKALELEKEIERLTKELEHDQTEELLHQFSDALHEFEALDGYNMKHKTAQVLEGLGFTTADLDRPYSEFSGGWRMRVLLARLILQQPDVLMLDEPTNHLDLPSIEWLERYLVGYNGAVIIVSHDRYFLDRMVNKIVEVYQQELHHYAGSYADYEVEKELRREMQQRAYENQQDYIRQQERFIERFKAKASKAAQAQSIAKRLDKLERVEQVDNGPSKIKMNFTVDKTPGKILCTLNNISKNYGDIQILKNTSAEINRGDKIALIGANGKGKSTLLRIIAGMEAMGGERVPGHNVVTSFYAQHQLESLDLGSEILDELKNFGSGRTELELRQLLGCFLFTGDDVFKKIRILSGGEKARVALAKTIISQANFLMLDEPTNHLDMNSVQMLIDSLSKYEGSLVLVSHDRYFVSQTANKIWEIVDGEIKEFKGTYTEYEEWKKRMAAQAQAQQTQVKAPAASESKKENKQAPEASAPAPATKGAINKDVQRELQKQQKQFSQVEGQLASLKERKANLEASLGDPGTYNDRTKFAQVESEYQEVMKFLERANEQYEQLFEKIMQLEANLVS from the coding sequence ATGTTAATCGCATTACAGGACATTACTTTTGAGTTTGGATCCAGGGTTATCCTGGAAAATTCTTCCTGGCATATTGAGCCGGGTGATCGCGTTGGCCTTATCGGACTGAATGGAACTGGCAAGTCAACCCTGCTGCGTATTATCAACGGCGAATATTCCATTTCCAAAGGAAGCGTCAATAAAAGCAAGAACCTGACGATCGGGTTCTTCAACCAGGACCTGCTCAGCTTTGAAACACAGGAGTCTATCCTCACCGTAGGTATGATGGCTTTCGGCAAAGCGCTGGAACTGGAGAAGGAAATCGAAAGGCTCACCAAAGAACTGGAACACGACCAGACAGAAGAATTGCTGCATCAGTTCAGTGATGCCCTTCATGAATTTGAAGCGCTGGACGGTTACAACATGAAGCACAAAACCGCTCAGGTGCTGGAAGGCCTTGGTTTTACCACTGCCGACCTGGACCGCCCCTATAGCGAGTTTTCCGGTGGATGGCGTATGCGCGTGCTTCTGGCCCGCCTGATCCTGCAGCAGCCCGACGTACTCATGCTTGACGAGCCCACGAACCACCTTGACCTTCCCTCCATCGAATGGCTCGAACGTTATCTGGTAGGCTATAATGGCGCCGTGATCATCGTATCGCACGACCGTTATTTCCTGGACCGTATGGTGAACAAAATCGTGGAAGTATATCAGCAGGAACTGCACCACTACGCAGGCTCCTATGCCGACTATGAAGTGGAAAAGGAACTGCGCCGCGAAATGCAGCAAAGGGCTTACGAAAACCAACAAGACTACATCCGTCAGCAGGAACGCTTTATCGAGCGTTTTAAAGCAAAAGCCTCCAAAGCCGCACAGGCACAGAGTATCGCCAAAAGGCTCGATAAACTGGAACGAGTGGAACAGGTAGACAATGGTCCGTCTAAAATCAAGATGAACTTCACCGTAGACAAAACACCGGGCAAGATCCTGTGTACACTGAATAATATCAGCAAAAACTATGGTGATATCCAGATATTAAAGAATACCAGCGCCGAAATCAACAGAGGCGACAAAATTGCCCTGATAGGCGCCAACGGTAAGGGTAAATCCACCCTCCTACGCATAATAGCGGGTATGGAAGCCATGGGAGGAGAACGGGTTCCGGGCCACAACGTAGTCACCAGCTTCTATGCCCAGCATCAGCTGGAATCGCTGGACCTGGGCAGTGAGATCCTGGACGAGCTGAAAAACTTCGGCTCCGGCCGTACAGAGCTGGAATTACGCCAGCTTCTGGGCTGCTTCCTCTTCACCGGCGATGACGTATTTAAAAAGATCCGTATCCTCTCCGGAGGTGAAAAAGCAAGGGTAGCCCTGGCCAAGACTATCATCAGCCAGGCCAACTTCCTCATGCTCGACGAGCCTACCAACCACCTGGACATGAACTCCGTGCAGATGCTGATTGATTCCCTCAGCAAATATGAAGGCAGCCTGGTACTGGTATCGCACGACCGTTATTTTGTAAGCCAGACCGCCAACAAGATCTGGGAAATCGTTGATGGTGAAATCAAGGAGTTTAAAGGTACCTATACCGAATACGAAGAGTGGAAAAAAAGAATGGCCGCACAGGCGCAGGCACAGCAGACTCAGGTAAAAGCCCCTGCCGCCAGCGAAAGTAAAAAAGAAAACAAACAGGCACCTGAAGCCAGTGCCCCCGCTCCCGCCACCAAAGGCGCCATCAATAAGGATGTACAGCGGGAACTGCAAAAACAGCAGAAACAGTTTTCTCAGGTAGAAGGGCAACTGGCCAGCCTGAAAGAACGCAAAGCCAACCTGGAAGCCTCCTTAGGCGACCCAGGCACCTATAATGACAGAACTAAATTTGCCCAGGTAGAAAGCGAATACCAGGAAGTAATGAAATTCCTCGAGAGAGCCAACGAACAGTACGAACAGTTATTCGAGAAAATCATGCAGCTGGAAGCCAACCTGGTAAGCTAA
- the thrS gene encoding threonine--tRNA ligase: MINITFPDGAVRQYESGATALDIAKSISEGLARKVLAAKVNGQVVDATRPITTDATLQLLTWTDTDGKSTMWHSSAHLMAEALEALYPGVKLGYGPSIENGFYYDIDLGDRTISDEDLKTIEAKMVELSKKNSEYIRKDVSKTDALAYFTEKGDPYKVETINELPDGSITFYTQGGFTDLCRGPHIPNTGFIKSIKLTSIAGAYWRGNEKNKMLTRIYGITFPNQKELDEYLALIEEAKKRDHRKLGKELELFTFSEKVGLGLPMWLPKGAMLRERLQRFLQEAQLASGYLPVVTPHIGSKNLYVTSGHYEKYGKDSFQPIHTPEEGEEFMLKPMNCPHHCELYKSSPKSYKDLPVRFAEFGTVYRYEQHGELHGLTRVRGFTQDDAHLFCRPDQVKEEFQKVIDLVMYVFNSLSFTDYTAQISLRDQEDRSKYIGSEENWNLAEQAIIESAAEKGLKTVIEYGEAAFYGPKLDFMVKDALGRKWQLGTIQVDYNLPERFELEYIGADNMRHRPVMIHRAPFGSLERFIAVLIEHCGGKFPLWLAPTQVKILPISEKTQAYAEKVAELLKKAEIRAEIDDRSEKIGKKIRDTELAKIPYMLVLGEKEATDNIVAVRRQAKGDLGTMTLEQFIATVNEEVINRKPIE, from the coding sequence ATGATAAATATCACTTTTCCGGATGGCGCAGTTCGTCAGTATGAATCGGGAGCAACTGCATTGGACATTGCCAAATCCATCAGCGAAGGATTGGCACGTAAAGTATTGGCAGCAAAAGTTAATGGGCAGGTAGTTGATGCTACACGCCCGATTACAACGGATGCAACGTTGCAGCTCTTGACGTGGACGGATACAGATGGTAAGTCTACCATGTGGCACTCCTCCGCGCACCTGATGGCCGAAGCCCTGGAAGCATTGTATCCCGGTGTGAAACTGGGTTATGGTCCTTCTATTGAAAACGGGTTTTACTACGATATTGATCTGGGCGACCGCACCATTTCCGATGAGGACCTGAAGACGATCGAAGCTAAAATGGTAGAGCTGTCTAAAAAGAACAGCGAATACATACGCAAGGATGTAAGCAAAACAGACGCACTGGCCTATTTCACCGAAAAAGGAGATCCTTACAAGGTGGAAACCATCAACGAACTGCCTGATGGAAGCATCACCTTTTATACACAGGGAGGCTTTACAGACCTGTGCCGCGGACCACATATCCCCAATACCGGCTTTATCAAATCAATCAAGCTGACCAGCATTGCGGGTGCTTACTGGCGGGGTAATGAGAAAAACAAAATGCTTACCCGCATCTACGGTATTACCTTCCCTAACCAGAAAGAGCTGGATGAATACCTGGCACTGATTGAGGAAGCGAAAAAACGTGATCACCGTAAGCTGGGCAAGGAACTGGAACTGTTCACCTTCTCTGAAAAAGTAGGGCTCGGTCTTCCAATGTGGCTCCCCAAAGGTGCTATGCTGCGTGAAAGACTGCAGCGTTTCCTGCAGGAAGCCCAGTTAGCCAGCGGTTATCTGCCGGTAGTAACACCGCATATCGGTAGCAAAAATCTGTACGTGACTTCCGGTCACTACGAGAAATACGGTAAAGACAGTTTCCAGCCTATCCATACACCGGAAGAAGGTGAGGAGTTTATGCTGAAACCAATGAACTGTCCGCACCACTGCGAACTGTACAAAAGCTCGCCTAAATCCTACAAAGATCTCCCTGTGCGCTTCGCCGAGTTTGGTACCGTATACCGCTACGAGCAGCATGGTGAACTCCACGGTCTTACCCGTGTAAGAGGATTTACTCAGGACGATGCCCACTTGTTCTGCCGCCCGGACCAGGTAAAAGAAGAGTTCCAGAAAGTGATCGACCTGGTGATGTATGTGTTCAACAGCCTCAGCTTTACCGATTACACTGCACAGATCTCCCTGCGCGATCAGGAAGACCGCAGCAAGTACATCGGTTCTGAAGAGAACTGGAACCTCGCAGAGCAGGCCATCATCGAGTCTGCCGCTGAAAAAGGACTGAAGACAGTGATCGAATATGGTGAGGCCGCTTTCTATGGACCGAAACTCGATTTCATGGTGAAAGACGCCCTGGGCCGTAAATGGCAGCTGGGTACCATTCAGGTAGACTATAACCTGCCCGAACGTTTTGAACTGGAATATATTGGAGCAGATAACATGCGGCACCGCCCGGTAATGATCCACCGTGCACCGTTTGGCTCACTGGAGAGATTCATCGCCGTTCTCATAGAACACTGTGGTGGTAAATTCCCGCTTTGGCTGGCACCTACACAGGTGAAAATCCTGCCCATCAGTGAGAAGACCCAGGCCTATGCAGAAAAAGTGGCAGAATTGCTAAAAAAAGCGGAAATTCGCGCAGAGATTGACGATAGGAGTGAAAAAATAGGTAAGAAAATCCGCGATACAGAACTGGCTAAAATCCCTTACATGCTGGTCCTCGGTGAAAAAGAAGCTACTGATAATATTGTAGCAGTACGCCGTCAGGCTAAGGGGGACCTCGGAACCATGACCCTGGAACAATTCATCGCAACGGTGAATGAAGAAGTCATCAACCGTAAGCCAATTGAGTAA
- the infC gene encoding translation initiation factor IF-3, with product MQQKPRPNFGGNNRGKNPNFRREQQQEHRTNRMIRVPEVRLVGENIEVGVYRTEEALRMAEEQGLDLVEISPNAVPPVCRIIDYNKFLYEKKKKEKEMKAKAHKSEVKEIRFTPNTDDHDFDFKAKHAESFLKEGNKVKTYVQFKGRAIMFKERGELILLKFAERLAEVGGLESMPTMEGKRMIAIFAPKGAKKKEKEPKEPREPREPREPKEPRAAESKPEEKA from the coding sequence ATGCAACAAAAACCCAGACCAAATTTTGGCGGTAATAATAGGGGTAAAAACCCAAATTTCCGCAGGGAACAACAACAAGAACACCGGACCAACAGGATGATACGCGTTCCTGAGGTCAGACTGGTAGGTGAGAATATAGAGGTGGGCGTCTACAGGACCGAAGAAGCGTTGCGCATGGCCGAAGAACAAGGCCTGGACCTCGTTGAAATTTCTCCGAACGCAGTACCCCCTGTTTGTCGCATCATCGACTATAATAAATTCCTCTACGAAAAAAAGAAGAAGGAAAAGGAAATGAAGGCCAAGGCGCATAAAAGCGAGGTAAAGGAAATCCGCTTTACGCCTAACACCGACGATCATGACTTCGACTTTAAAGCCAAACATGCTGAAAGCTTCCTGAAAGAAGGTAACAAGGTGAAAACCTATGTACAGTTCAAAGGTCGTGCGATCATGTTTAAGGAGCGTGGAGAACTGATCCTGCTGAAGTTTGCCGAAAGGCTGGCTGAGGTCGGTGGTCTCGAAAGCATGCCTACCATGGAAGGTAAGCGTATGATCGCCATCTTCGCCCCGAAAGGAGCCAAGAAGAAAGAAAAAGAACCTAAAGAGCCCAGAGAACCCAGAGAGCCCAGAGAGCCAAAGGAGCCACGTGCTGCTGAAAGCAAACCTGAAGAAAAGGCTTAA
- a CDS encoding DUF3347 domain-containing protein, protein MNFSVCVPIGTFLIAAALYGCQQAAPKTTEEAATTPAAALQAPYSQVYYDSLQLAMHSYYQLADALVKADSVAANSAAAVLKQHMDSLPVQSLQMDSSHLSIITGTTGSISAELAGFEGETGLEGKRASFQMVSDMLFDLVKNTGLKGKTVYHQYCPMAFDDKGAYWLSEKPEILNPYFGNKMLHCGETKDTLSYQ, encoded by the coding sequence ATGAACTTTAGCGTATGTGTTCCCATAGGGACCTTTTTGATAGCAGCTGCTTTGTACGGATGTCAGCAGGCTGCCCCGAAAACGACAGAAGAAGCGGCTACTACACCTGCCGCAGCTTTACAGGCGCCATACAGCCAGGTGTATTACGACTCCCTGCAGCTGGCGATGCATTCCTATTATCAGCTGGCGGATGCCCTGGTAAAAGCAGACAGCGTGGCGGCCAACAGTGCGGCGGCAGTCCTGAAACAACATATGGACAGTTTGCCGGTTCAAAGCCTGCAGATGGACAGCTCCCATCTGAGCATCATTACCGGCACCACCGGCAGTATCAGTGCTGAACTGGCCGGCTTTGAAGGCGAAACAGGCCTGGAAGGTAAACGCGCCTCTTTCCAGATGGTGTCTGATATGTTATTTGACCTGGTTAAGAATACAGGCCTGAAAGGAAAAACTGTCTACCATCAGTATTGCCCCATGGCATTCGATGATAAAGGGGCTTATTGGCTCAGTGAGAAGCCTGAGATCCTCAATCCTTACTTCGGAAATAAAATGCTGCATTGCGGCGAAACAAAAGATACTTTAAGTTATCAGTAA
- a CDS encoding TonB-dependent receptor, whose protein sequence is MKIVCNTVTFLITLIVCVSAQAQRYTLSGYVKDSTNGEFLPGATIQIKDAGTGVQTNNYGFYSLTLPAGTYTVIYSFVGYESKAFIFHLNSNTVRNMEMLPHSYVAQEVVITGQQQHANVKSTDMGRIEMTAVDVKKLPALMGEVDVLKALQLMPGVQAAGEGNAGFYVRGGGPDQNLILLDEAPVYNTGHLFGFFSVFNADAIKNTTLIKGGMPANYGGRLSSVVDIAMKEGNNKTFQGEGGIGLIASRLSLQGPLKKNKASFIISGRRTYIDLITKPFINNTSYSGSGYYFYDLNMKMNYILSDKDRLFLSGYLGRDVFSFSSSNRRFEVKIPWGNSTATLRWNHVFNSKLFANTSLIYNDYKFQFNALQNNFDIRLSSGISDVNAKLDLDYFLSTRHHVRFGGNYIYHVFTPSTVSGGQDSTKFNPENAFRKYAHEVGVYLMDDWEISPRLQLNAGVRFSGFMQIGPYIRYIRDASGQSVDSVKFASGQPVRSYGGLEPRIILRYAWNDNSSVKAAVTRNYQFIHLVSNTGTTLPTDVWVPSTYLVKPQLSWQYSAGYFRNFKENTYEASVEVYYKDMRNQIEYREGYTPSLTDPELDFVFGKGEAYGAELFINKKKGRLTGWLGYTLAWTWREFPQLNKGKRYPAKYDRRHDLVAVATWELNKRWSLSGVFIYGTGNTTTLPERFYFMDGTLIQGYGNINSYRMASYNRLDLSAIYTPKPKKEKRRIKSSWTFSIYNVYSRKNPYFIYFDQEGSVADGSLTVKAKQVSLFPIIPSVTYNFRF, encoded by the coding sequence ATGAAGATTGTCTGTAATACTGTTACTTTCCTGATAACCCTTATTGTTTGCGTGTCTGCTCAGGCACAGCGCTATACCCTTAGTGGGTATGTAAAAGACAGTACCAATGGCGAATTCCTCCCCGGAGCCACTATTCAGATAAAAGATGCCGGTACCGGCGTGCAAACTAACAATTACGGTTTTTACTCTCTTACACTGCCTGCGGGCACCTACACGGTGATCTATTCTTTTGTTGGCTACGAAAGCAAGGCCTTTATCTTCCACCTGAACAGCAATACAGTCCGGAACATGGAAATGCTGCCACATTCCTATGTAGCCCAAGAGGTGGTGATCACCGGGCAGCAGCAACATGCGAATGTAAAAAGTACAGACATGGGGCGTATTGAAATGACAGCAGTTGACGTAAAGAAACTGCCGGCACTGATGGGGGAGGTGGATGTGCTGAAGGCACTGCAGCTGATGCCTGGTGTGCAGGCTGCGGGAGAAGGTAATGCCGGTTTTTATGTACGCGGTGGCGGCCCCGATCAGAACCTGATCCTGCTGGATGAAGCTCCCGTCTATAACACCGGCCACCTGTTTGGTTTTTTCTCCGTCTTTAATGCAGATGCCATCAAAAATACAACACTGATCAAAGGCGGTATGCCCGCCAACTATGGCGGACGGCTCTCTTCTGTAGTAGATATTGCCATGAAGGAAGGTAATAATAAAACTTTCCAGGGAGAAGGTGGTATAGGTCTCATTGCCTCGCGATTGTCACTCCAGGGGCCTCTCAAAAAAAACAAAGCCTCCTTCATCATCTCCGGCCGTCGTACGTATATTGATCTCATCACCAAGCCCTTTATCAACAACACTAGCTATAGCGGCTCTGGTTATTACTTCTATGACCTCAATATGAAAATGAATTATATCCTTTCTGATAAAGACCGTCTGTTCCTCAGTGGTTATCTTGGAAGGGATGTCTTCAGTTTCTCCAGCTCCAACCGCCGTTTTGAAGTGAAGATCCCCTGGGGCAACAGCACCGCTACTTTGCGCTGGAACCATGTGTTCAACAGCAAGCTGTTTGCCAATACGTCCCTGATTTATAATGATTATAAATTTCAGTTCAACGCCCTGCAAAACAATTTTGATATACGGCTGTCTTCGGGTATCAGTGATGTCAATGCCAAGCTGGATCTGGATTATTTTTTAAGCACCCGGCATCATGTCCGGTTTGGCGGAAACTATATCTACCATGTATTTACACCCAGTACAGTGAGTGGGGGGCAGGACTCCACCAAATTCAATCCGGAGAATGCTTTTAGGAAATATGCCCATGAAGTAGGTGTTTATCTGATGGACGACTGGGAAATATCACCTCGTTTACAACTCAATGCCGGTGTGCGTTTCAGCGGTTTTATGCAGATAGGGCCCTATATACGTTATATCAGAGATGCCTCCGGCCAGTCGGTAGACAGCGTAAAATTTGCCTCCGGTCAGCCAGTCAGGAGCTATGGAGGCCTCGAGCCGCGTATTATCCTGCGGTATGCCTGGAATGATAATAGCTCCGTGAAGGCAGCAGTGACGCGTAATTACCAGTTTATACACCTGGTCTCCAATACGGGCACTACGTTGCCTACAGACGTGTGGGTGCCTAGTACTTACCTGGTAAAACCCCAGCTGTCATGGCAGTATTCGGCCGGCTATTTCCGCAACTTTAAGGAAAATACTTACGAAGCCTCTGTGGAAGTCTATTACAAAGATATGCGCAACCAGATCGAGTACCGGGAAGGATATACACCTTCGCTAACCGATCCGGAGCTGGACTTTGTTTTCGGCAAGGGGGAGGCCTATGGTGCGGAACTTTTTATCAATAAGAAAAAGGGGAGGCTTACGGGCTGGCTGGGTTATACGCTGGCATGGACCTGGCGGGAGTTCCCGCAGTTGAACAAAGGAAAACGCTATCCGGCCAAATACGACCGTCGTCATGATCTGGTGGCTGTAGCCACCTGGGAACTGAATAAGCGCTGGAGTTTGTCGGGTGTGTTTATTTACGGGACAGGCAACACGACCACACTGCCGGAACGATTTTATTTTATGGACGGTACGCTGATACAGGGTTACGGGAATATCAATTCATACCGTATGGCCTCCTATAACCGGTTGGATTTGTCGGCTATCTATACCCCGAAGCCTAAAAAAGAAAAGAGACGGATTAAGAGCAGTTGGACCTTCTCAATATATAATGTGTACAGCCGGAAGAATCCCTATTTTATTTATTTCGATCAGGAGGGAAGTGTTGCTGATGGGTCTTTGACAGTAAAAGCCAAGCAGGTATCATTGTTTCCGATTATCCCTTCTGTGACGTATAACTTCAGATTTTAA
- a CDS encoding cation diffusion facilitator family transporter, whose amino-acid sequence MLRRELRVILVSLIVSFILTVAKFVAFYMTHSVAILSDAMESIINVVAGGFACYSIYLSGKPKDANHPYGHGKVEFFSIGFEGAMIFFAGVLILFKAVQYFISPKELHSMESGLWLLGATTMANLLLGLYLIRAGRQLDSITISGNGQHIMTDVYSSAGLIIALSVIRYTGWNWLDPAVSVLMSVLILTKGYQLMRRSISGLMDETDMKVVDKVIAILSSHRVPNWIDVHNMRVQQYGNNYHIDCHITMPYYLSLNEAHDEMKRVEVLVNKEFEGGEVEFFIHMDPCIPSCCHYCLKDACPVRQHAFTGEITWTRDNVLPNRKHG is encoded by the coding sequence TTGCTTAGAAGAGAATTACGCGTCATCCTGGTGTCGCTTATTGTTAGTTTTATCTTGACGGTGGCCAAATTTGTGGCCTTTTATATGACCCACTCCGTAGCAATCCTCTCTGATGCAATGGAGTCCATCATCAACGTAGTCGCAGGTGGCTTTGCCTGCTATAGTATTTACCTCTCCGGCAAACCCAAAGATGCCAATCACCCTTATGGGCATGGTAAGGTGGAATTTTTCTCCATCGGTTTTGAAGGGGCCATGATCTTTTTTGCAGGTGTGCTCATCCTTTTTAAAGCGGTGCAGTATTTTATCAGCCCGAAAGAGCTGCATAGCATGGAAAGTGGTTTATGGCTGCTGGGAGCTACCACCATGGCCAACCTGCTGCTGGGACTATACCTGATCCGGGCCGGCCGGCAACTGGACTCCATTACCATCAGCGGCAACGGCCAGCATATCATGACAGACGTATACAGCAGCGCAGGGCTGATAATTGCCCTGAGCGTAATTCGCTATACAGGTTGGAACTGGCTGGACCCCGCTGTTTCGGTCCTGATGAGTGTACTGATTCTGACTAAAGGTTACCAGCTGATGCGCCGCTCTATCTCCGGCCTCATGGACGAAACAGATATGAAAGTGGTGGACAAGGTGATTGCTATATTGTCGTCTCACCGGGTGCCTAACTGGATAGACGTTCATAATATGAGGGTACAACAATACGGCAACAACTACCACATCGATTGCCATATCACCATGCCTTATTATCTGAGCCTTAACGAAGCGCATGATGAAATGAAAAGGGTGGAAGTACTGGTCAATAAAGAGTTTGAAGGGGGAGAAGTAGAGTTCTTTATTCATATGGATCCCTGTATCCCTTCCTGCTGCCACTATTGCCTGAAAGATGCATGCCCGGTAAGGCAACACGCTTTCACCGGAGAAATCACCTGGACAAGGGATAATGTGCTGCCCAACAGAAAACACGGGTAG